The Clavelina lepadiformis chromosome 1, kaClaLepa1.1, whole genome shotgun sequence genome segment ACGTGGCAACAAAACTGGAACTGTCCGACATGTCCACGCTTCCGACCGATAACAAGTCATATTTGTTCTGCGCCTGGTTCGATTCTCCGTTTCTGTGGTTTGGTATGTGTTTTTCGTCTGGGACCACTTTGACAAACAGCCGGCAAGCATTCATACCGCCCGGCTCCTCGCGTGATATTCTGGCAATTTCTTCGGCGACTTGGCGAGTCAATTGCGGGCAGTGGGACAAGACCGGACCTGCGCGATGAGAAAAAAGCGATATTACTTCGAGAAACGTTAGCTAAGTCTACACCAAACACGCggtgtttttaataaaacgaTCAATGGCGACCATAGATTGAATTGTGTGTCAATCTGATTTCATTTTAATGCAAATAGGACCGACAATGGATAAAAAGTTGATACCATACCTTGACATTCTTTAATCACGGAGCACAATCTGCGATCGAGAGCATAAGTCAAAGGAAGATCTCTATTCTTTGCTTCTTCCTCCCACCAGCTTTctgtaacataaaagagtttttcacaaatatgTCCAAATCTATACGACATACATTATTTCGCATTTTAGCTCatttgtgcaaaaaaacaagttcaataCATACCTTCAGACATGCTAATATTCTTTTTCATTACGTCGCGTCTTTTCTGCGATTTCAACTCAGTCTGACGTTTCGTTACGTCCACAGAACCGGCTCCAGCGTGCGGTGGGATATCAACTTCCAGTGTTTTCGTACGCAtttctatttgttttatttcgaaAACTACCACCTAAATGTGAACAATTATATTACTAACAGCGTTTGAATACAATTAATCAGACTACACAAGCAAATCCTATCCAGAAACTCTTAGTTACGCTAACTACTGCAAGGTTCAACTTCTTTGCACTTTGCAAACCAGCGGCGTCGAAAGGTTATAATAAAGCAAAAGCAGATCGCCCAATAGGTCATAAACAAGCTTTTCTTAGTGCAAACAGTAAAGAGAGCTCATGGCAGTTGCGTGACCAGACGTATGGTCACTTGTGGGTAAAAGAAAAAGGAAGACATCTCTGCACTACGGGGTGTCCATCTCTCTCTTTACCAACTAGCTATCAATCGGACACTCTACCAAGTTTCAAAATGAAACGCACCGACTCAAAGGTCATTGTTCGATGTTTAAACTATAAACAGGTTATAAGATTAAGATAGAGCTTTTGACTTTTTCCCTAAAACACACAAATAGACTAGCTGATCAACCAGGTCCATtcattgttaattttaaaatcgacTGTTTCCATGTTCCCTTGTAACTAACTGCCCTGATATGAAAGTATTCACACTCTGCGGTTATAACCTAGATGCAAATGCCGTACTCATGTAAGAATTTTGCATGAATATTCATCTGTCAGTAACTGTTTTATAGACATTATGACTCACTAGGCACACGCAATGTTTTTTTCCAGTAATGTTACCCTTCAGGATAACAACCATAACCCCATTCATCCAACAACAACCTCCACTACTGCAAAAAACTCAAGTAACTCTGCTTGGCATAGCACTCTCGGTTATAAAGCGGCGAATGGAACGAAATAACCAATCATCGAGCTCGAAAACCTCATATGGCCTCAACCTCGATCACACATGACGCCGGTTGCTTTATTTTCTTATCAGCCACGCTCTTGAGCACGCACACTCACGCAGGTCGTCAGCTGATGACGCACAGCTCGCTCGCACGTCGGCAAATCGCTGCTGGTTGCACGTTTTcagttgtttatttcaatatcaCCGACCCAGCACCCGGTCCGGATAACGATTACCGGCATTTTTTGCTATCAACTCCCGGTAAACAAGTTTAACTGTTTAAAAAAGTGAATTGTTTATTACACCCACACGCTGTTATGCTCAGCAGCGCGTTCTTCGATGAATTACAGCATAAACTGGATGTGATTTCGCAATTACAGTAGATCTTGCATGAGATGATAAACATATCTCATGCAAGACAAACATATAACGGTAAACTGTTTGCAAAATGCTGGAGTTGATTAGTGGACCAGGTTTCTGTAATTTTCCATTACGTATTACCCCTGTCGCAAGGAGAGAGAGAAAAGATCAACAAGAgacaaataaagcaaatagATTGGCCACCACAATACACGTCTAAAACCCAAACAAAGCCCAGATTgaattgcaaaaagaaaaagaacaaTACACCGGCTCTATTCATATTGACAATGATACAAACAAGAATACAACATGTTTAAAGGGGATTTTAAACGGGAACTGGCGTGAACTCCCATACCCGAATTATAACTGTGATTAGCTATTGACTTATATAAAATATCTATAGCAAAGTCGTTTCCCCATTATTCCAAGTTTAGTAAACGGCTACTGCCACTTTCTCCTCGAAATTTACGTCTTATATTTCTGAGTCTTATGTTCCTGAATAACGGTCTTTTCGATCTTAACTATAAACGAATAAAATTAGAAGTCTAAATGTTCGCACATCTGTACGAttcgttttaatttttttaggcGCTAGGGATTATTGCCAAAAACCAGTTAAGTCGCTGTTCGACTTTTTATCAACTTTTTAACTCAGCAAGAAAACCGGCTCACCTTCTGACGCAATACCGGCTCAgcggttttaaaatttgtaacacaTCACTGCTCACGCGATGACGCAACATCCAGCGATTTCGCAACACTGGGCGATTTCGCAATCTTGAACAGACGCTTCTAGAACAGCGTAGAAAATCGAAGAGCTGCGATAAAATTGAAACCTTGAACGAAACGATTTGGCATATTACCACAGGGACAACGATTTCAAAATGCTTGGAAACCATAAGAACTTCAACACCAACAGATGTAATTGCAGGAGATGTGTGTTTAACCTTTTTACCAAAGCGTACGTCTTGAAAAGATATACCAAATTAGCAGTACTATACTGGTTAGCTACTACGAAAGCATTCACTTTGTCACAGGGTCATCGATATAAATCCGATGTATAGGCtataattttacttttcgCTTTTCGACCTTGATCATCATATTAAGCACGATTACTTACTTCGTTTACGTTTTTCGCAGTAACAAGGCAATTATTTGTAGTGTCAATATTTAAACCACCTACGATTGCGGAAAAATATTTCCCCGAAAATATAGTCCCCGTCTGAACAAGACTTCGTTACGGAAATTTACAACTTTTAGTTAATAATTAAACCGAATCTCTCGTAGTAGTTAGTGTAATGCATATTGTCACCTTTAGTTGAGAAGTCtcaatcaaaaaataaaaaaacttgataGATAGTAAGAAAGTATCAAGATATTTGTAGTAAACTTAAAAACCCTCGGTTTGAACTTACAGTAAAGAAAAGATGTTTTCATATCCTTTAAAGTTCCGGATGTATGCGTTTGCAAACGATTACCcttttccaaaaatagtaAATGTAAACAAAGTGTTGGTGGTTGAAAGATTGCAGTGTAGGTTTACATTTAGCGGCAACCAATGCATTAAAGTTTGAATTCTTGAATTTTCCGGTATTTTCCCGTTATTTTACCACGACgggaaataaaaacttttgactTATTCGTGAAAAGGTACTTCACCGGGGTAATTGAAAAGCAATTTTACTGGCTGATCCGGTTTCCTCAAGTTGACGTTAACCGTAGCACAACAGCAAAGAAGTGCTTgcacattttcattttcaaaccaACACGTAATTTTCCGGCATTACTGGATATTGCAATTTTACAGCTTCCTTACACATTTTAGAAGCCATTGTCTTCGCTATCTAAATGTCGCTAAATGTCCGCGCAGTTGTACTACATGAAGTACATACTGCACAAATTACAGATAAATAATACATTTTTCATTAACTTCAGCAGATTAATCCAAAAAAACAAGTCCACTTAGCTTTGGTTACCGCTACAGGCAAGTCTAAACCTGCCCTCAGCTGTTCAGAATTGATAAAAAGCGAGCGTCTTGACTGTTTCGAAACACCCTTTGTTACATCACCCTTCTGACAAAACGAGGTTACCTTAGTTCACCAACTCGGCCGCCTGTTTGACACGGGTTCAAAAATTTGGTAAGAAAACCTGAAACCAGTGAAGCAAAGTCCCGGTTAAGTCTAAATTTAGCCTGAGTTTACTCCCTTCCACCACGAAAGATTTATCTTTTATGATAATCTTTCTGACAGATGAGAAAGGTGGAGTGATAAAAGTATTTCATTAAAATCgcttaaaagtaaaaacataTGTATATCGTACACAAAAGGAGAGAATTTAATATTACGAAATAGCCTTTCGTATAAACCCTTTACGAACCTTACGCAAGAAAGTTCACGTAGCGTGAAACTCGTGACCTAAAACAAACTTGGTTTGTAGGATTGTAGCTCGTCTCGTCACTTCGTATTACGTGTCATCAATTACGCAATCGCCTGACATTATTTCCGGTGCCATTGAATACTGATTTCATGGCAACCCAACACagttaaaaaatgcaataattatataatgtGCATGAATAAGCAGGGATATGTGGCACATTTCAACGAACTATAGTTCCCATTATGAAGACGTCCAAATTGTATTATACAGGGTTGCATCACCCCATGTGGCCTATTGAGCGTGCACATTCTGTAACCGTTACATCATTCTTTCCATTCAAAATGGTTTCGTTTTGATTTGTTGCCTAATAAAACCGCACTCTGTGTCGTCATGGCAGTTTTCGATTTTTGTGGCTTTGCAGATGGTTGATGTGAATCAAGATGGAAAGCTTGATCTCCTAACCACCACTTGGAGTCAAAGTGGTAAGCCTGGCGCTGTATTGGCCTATGAGGTACCGGATGGCGACTGGACCACAGCAACCTGGCCAAAGTACGCTACATCAGTTACGCCTTGCTGCGTGAGGCCCAAATTTATATATTTCCGTTTTGattaataaaaacatgtaACATCGTTTCTTGAAACCAGACACATCATTCAAGACGGTTATAAATCTTTCCTCATAGCTGGCTCTGGCTCGCCTGGATCTGCTAATATTTTCTGGCCGTCACGTGACATGGAAGAGGACAGGTTGTGAGTGAAAACTTTTCCATTTCGTATAGGCTGAATGTGTAATGATGACACGCGACAGTGAAGTGGGTTACTCACCCGATGTCACCTTATTGTAGGAAGCCTTATATCATGGTATCAGGTGATGACGATGGTAATGCCTACGTACTAACCGCCAACTCCGAAGATTCTTCTGATTGGTCGTACACTCAAACCACAGTAAGATATTCAAAAATTTCgcaagttttataaaatccagataatttaaagattttattcCCTTTTTGAATATACGCAGGAAAAGGTTACAAGTATAGCTATACAACAAGGAAAAATTGCTTTTGAAACTTTTAATTAACCatataaaacttttcaattataGATTTACAAGGACAATGGCACCATCGGAGGTATCGGAATAGCCGATGTGGACGGAGACGGATACACGGAAATTTTCATTCCGGCTTACACCGTGAAAAAGATTGCTGTCATGAGTTACAAATTCTAAATAACTCAATGTGCATTGTAGCACGTACAGCCGAAATAAAGCGCTAAATGAAACTTGTGTGACCAGGCTATATGTGGCGGGATATAGTATCTTGTTCTACACCCATGTCGGAAACCTATTACATGTATATAGCGCGTGTCGATTCTCACGTATAAACGGTCATCGCGATGATATTGCAAACAAAGCCACGTAAGCCTTACAACAAGCCGCCTTACATTTGTctttcataaaaaacaaacacatcgCACTTGTTTTTTACGACCTTACACAATTCAACAACACAACTTCTGAGAAATGTTCGTGGTCAATTTATAGGTGTGTCAAAAAAAGATTACATCGAAAGGAGCTGAAACGATGTGATACACAAGGTCTGctatatttttttaagtttttcatttcttaAATGCCACTTTGCGAAAGCACTATTTAGCTATAATGCATTGTGGAAGGCATCCATCCACAAAATGTCAGTTGTTGGAATCGCGTATCAGCGATCGATTTACCGACTTCCGCACAAATATGAAGTCAGTCATCGATTTTTAGGATTTTGATCATCAATGCAAATTcagaataaaacaacaaaataattaatcttcCATAGAAATCTCTTCCTCCGTGCTACACATCCGTGCACTAAATAGATGTTTTTAACATCGTTTTGAATTTTTACGAGAAAACATTCTTACCTATACCGAGAGGTGTTGACTTTTTATTGGAGCTATGCCGTAAAGCTTTGTCTACATCTAAGTAAACTCACAAGTTATATAGGTTAATTTTAAGTTGGTCACAAAAAGAGTTCGAATGCGCTGGCAAAAAATTATCAGCTAACTACTATACCATTTCTGAAATCAATACAGCCATTCCATTTGTCAcgtacaaacttttttaaatacgGGAACGCGTAAATACATACCTATACCGGAATAATCTTTTAGTACACAAAAAATAGCAGTGCAAAAACTATATAATTTGTCAATATACTTTCGACACGTTACGATAATTTTGATTGTGTGGGTTAGTTTTTGCGTTATAgcattaaaaaaacttaccaaACACTCTCGTTTGAGTTCTTGTTACCGAGTTAAGATTTTTCACGCCTTGAAATAATGTAGTGACCATAAGTTAAAAAAGGCATTTTGACATATATATGGATGCGGTTGAACGTGCGCGGCTAACATTTTGATTTTAGTTTAATAAACTTTACGTTTTTGAAATCATTCAAAAGATTATTCGTGCTTTGAAAGACTCAATTAATTGGCTTTGGTGCTTTCAAACTGACGCTACTTACACGGTAGCCTGCATTGTTTCCAGTGATACCAAAACCTGTAGCGGACTATACGTGGCTCACAAACGTGCTTATGATTCTTTAAAGCACTTAActatacatttctagaaactCTTAAGCGTTTTAAAGTTGCCGATTGCCTGTTCTAGTTCCAAGTATGCCCTTGAATTTCGTATCATAAGATTCTGCAAAGAATTAGTGGAGAAAAGGGGATAACACTCCACTTGTACTATCTGCCTACTGTGTATAACGTAGTGTACTATGACTGTGAGTGTTCTTTGATGTAGCAGGCTGATGCAATGCATAGTCATGGCAAATAGCTTTTCTGAATACACATTAATAGAGTTTCCGGTCAGAAGGTTTACATGACGTAACGACGTTGTGTAAATTACGTAACATCCTTTACACGAAACCGACATTGCTTTACTATAACGTAAAACATTACATGACATCCGATTGTTGTAAAGTCACATGCAAAGTCACGTGTATGTCATAtagtataattaattatatgtatgtatataatTTATGTTACTTCACGCGCacttttattttgcaagtCATAAggatataaaaaaagttttttgtgaaGTTAAGCGCAGAAAATTATTCTTTTCAAACCCGTTGATTTAAAGCAACAACCCGTTGGTTATAATCTCACAAAACCGTTCAAAACTCACAACACAATTTAGCAGAAAAGTTATGCGTTTATCTTGTACCAAGAAATTCTTTATTAATATGGTTTAACTATTTCggaaaaacattaaatttaagcatatagcacacacatttgataaaaataattaatttccaagataattttatttcatacattGTTTATCTTTATTGGTACATACGTTTTACCCAGTATTAACTAGCTATCGTACGCGATGGTTGTTTTATTATTGCAATTACATGAGTCATTAACATTTCATGGCAATTATTTCACTCGGATTACGTGAAGCAGTTAATAAACACGCTTTGGTTATTAAAATGTATGGTCGAATATACGCGGAGATATTACGCACCATTGGACAATGAACGCTATAAGTGTCTTCTGTGTGTTTCGCAATAGCGACAAACCTATAGCCCAAAGCAATTATTGGCTTAATTTGTGCCAAATTTGGCTATCAGCGAAGCTAACATGACTTTTTCTGTGTTTCTTTGTTATATTTGAACGCTTCTGACAAAGCTGTTTACGCTTATCCAAGCTATACTGTTTATGCTAGAGGGTGCGTTTTGCAAAAGTATATAGATTAcatttgctgaaaacaacaTTATCCAGACTTGAATTTGCCTTTGGCCATTCTACGATGACTTTTGTTATCTGATAAACTCAGCAAGGAGCGCTGACCTCAGCAAAAATTCATTATTTGTGGAGGGTTCAAGCCCGTTCGGTAGCCAAAAGGCAAAAACATTGGCCAAAACGTTGCAGTTATACCTTGCTCCTGGAAAGGGTTAATTCGCGCAGTGAAACTGCTATAACGGCGACTGTGCATCAGCAAAAACCGGCGAATAACAACTAGCTTGTAGAATTGTCAAGCCAAATTACGCAAACGCTGTTTATTTGACAAATGAAATCGTTCAGAGATTGCACGAATGAAATGAGTTTATTGATTGTGTTATCCTGATCGATTAACCCTGTATTATGCCAACAACACCTGCTGGAAGTGTCGGGCGGTTTGGCCTGAGCAGCAGTATTACAGTAATTGCCATATAACCGTATGAGTAATTCGCTTTTCAGCAACTGGTAATTTTCTTCACTTTTGAAGCTATCAAGTCCGGACAAGCTAAGCGACTAAGCGTGTCGCAACAGTTTTTCATTTGAGCCAGCACTTGGCCGAAGAGAGAAACTTATTTTACTGGAACAAAATGGCGATGTTACTCACACTTTACTATAATGGTTAATAGCCAACTTAACGTAAGGG includes the following:
- the LOC143455858 gene encoding uncharacterized protein LOC143455858 translates to MRTKTLEVDIPPHAGAGSVDVTKRQTELKSQKRRDVMKKNISMSEESWWEEEAKNRDLPLTYALDRRLCSVIKECQGPVLSHCPQLTRQVAEEIARISREEPGGMNACRLFVKVVPDEKHIPNHRNGESNQAQNKYDLLSVGSVDMSDSSSFVATFEVYVYLFPSTSLLSRLQSMVFNFSSKKNEDGKGSMLKNVTLSPDFILVKKKLFRSRSNSIEIIRSTER